A genomic segment from Candidatus Viadribacter manganicus encodes:
- a CDS encoding AGE family epimerase/isomerase, whose protein sequence is MFDHALPLWAERGVDHAHGGFLEELSQEADPTACTFKRVRVICRQIYVFAHAAKLGWSPGAYLAEQGYIYLRDKVRLADGGWARRLSREGAIIDPAPDLYDLAFVLFALAWRYSVSQDAEVLRLAHETLDYIQQKMRSPHGAFWHTLPQQRAYLQNPHMHFAEACHAAFEATGDQRFLDQAEELVALLRRRFFDGRTLGEYFSLDWTREQSELGRTLIPGHHFEWAWILSTHQRLTGTDLNHEIEALASFAEAYGVDPKTQVVFDGILSDGAVVAESSRAWPNTERIKAWVALSHRADLQPIERINGTLELIFGRYFARSRPGLWIDRFDGNGAPMVSAVPASVLYHIFLAFAEVLRLEPTAKR, encoded by the coding sequence ATGTTTGACCATGCGTTGCCGCTTTGGGCGGAGCGCGGTGTCGATCACGCGCACGGAGGCTTCCTGGAGGAGCTTTCGCAAGAGGCGGATCCAACGGCCTGCACCTTCAAGCGCGTGCGCGTCATTTGCCGGCAGATTTACGTTTTTGCGCATGCTGCCAAACTTGGCTGGTCGCCTGGCGCTTATTTGGCAGAGCAGGGCTACATCTATCTGCGCGATAAAGTCCGTCTCGCCGACGGCGGCTGGGCGCGCCGCCTTTCGCGCGAGGGCGCAATCATCGATCCCGCGCCCGATCTCTATGATCTGGCGTTTGTCCTCTTTGCGCTAGCTTGGCGCTACAGTGTCTCGCAAGACGCGGAGGTCCTTCGCCTCGCGCATGAAACGTTGGATTACATCCAGCAGAAGATGAGAAGCCCGCATGGCGCTTTCTGGCACACGCTGCCGCAGCAGCGTGCTTATCTGCAAAACCCACACATGCATTTTGCCGAAGCCTGTCACGCCGCGTTCGAGGCGACGGGTGATCAGCGCTTTCTAGATCAAGCTGAGGAATTGGTCGCCTTGTTGCGTCGTCGCTTTTTCGACGGCCGAACGCTAGGCGAATATTTCTCGCTCGATTGGACGCGCGAGCAGAGTGAGCTCGGCCGAACGCTCATACCCGGTCATCATTTTGAGTGGGCGTGGATATTGTCCACGCACCAGCGGCTAACCGGCACCGATCTCAATCACGAGATCGAAGCACTCGCGTCGTTCGCAGAGGCCTACGGCGTCGATCCTAAGACGCAGGTCGTCTTTGACGGGATATTGTCGGACGGCGCTGTCGTTGCGGAGAGTTCGCGCGCTTGGCCAAATACCGAACGGATCAAAGCTTGGGTCGCGCTTTCGCACCGCGCCGATCTGCAACCGATTGAGCGTATCAACGGCACGCTCGAACTCATATTTGGCCGATACTTTGCGCGTTCGCGTCCGGGATTGTGGATCGATCGCTTCGATGGGAATGGCGCGCCCATGGTCAGCGCTGTGCCTGCCTCGGTGCTCTACCACATCTTTCTGGCGTTTGCCGAAGTGTTGCGACTTGAGCCAACTGCCAAGCGATGA
- a CDS encoding glycosyltransferase → MKKILFIVSEDWFFRSHFRAFPQRARQDGYEVVIAGRRSGAMDGENVRVIDVPFARGGFGLGAIARQLPKLQAIVDAERPDIIHPFSLKSIALTMMLKARGAGRAFALTGRGYLALSSAPAWAKLIGWCFRHMLRHELSKPRTVLIVENLADRRWVEGRRALSDDRVVLMPGAGVEPSLYLPTPEPVHPPIIVGVVARLIRSKGVDVAVDAVVRLRKKGFNIVLRVAGQSDPENPEFVTDGELSRWRASDGVELVGQIKDVSLFWSGVQIACVPSRGGEGLPRTLLEAAACGRPVVTTDAPGCGEVVSDGAGLVVAHDNVEALAAGLSKLATDHALRQRFGKAARALIELKYTSQHAAEEAAKAWALLKRP, encoded by the coding sequence ATGAAGAAGATCCTCTTTATCGTGAGCGAGGATTGGTTTTTCCGTTCGCACTTTAGAGCATTCCCGCAGCGTGCGCGTCAGGATGGCTATGAGGTCGTCATTGCTGGTCGCAGGTCCGGGGCGATGGATGGGGAGAATGTGCGTGTCATCGACGTGCCGTTCGCACGCGGCGGTTTTGGACTAGGCGCCATAGCTCGCCAATTGCCGAAATTGCAGGCCATCGTCGATGCAGAGCGGCCAGACATCATCCACCCGTTCTCGCTGAAATCCATTGCGCTGACGATGATGCTTAAGGCGCGCGGCGCGGGACGCGCTTTCGCGCTGACGGGACGTGGCTATCTTGCGCTATCTTCGGCGCCGGCCTGGGCAAAGCTCATTGGATGGTGTTTTCGCCATATGCTTCGGCATGAACTTTCGAAACCCAGGACTGTGCTCATTGTTGAGAACCTAGCGGATCGCCGATGGGTGGAGGGGCGCCGCGCCTTGTCCGATGATCGGGTGGTCTTGATGCCCGGAGCCGGCGTTGAACCTAGCCTTTATCTGCCGACGCCAGAGCCCGTTCACCCGCCCATCATTGTCGGCGTGGTTGCGCGTCTTATTCGTTCCAAGGGTGTCGATGTTGCTGTCGATGCTGTGGTCCGTCTGCGCAAAAAAGGGTTCAACATCGTTTTGCGCGTTGCAGGTCAGTCAGATCCAGAAAATCCGGAATTCGTAACCGATGGCGAATTGAGCAGATGGCGCGCTAGTGACGGCGTCGAACTTGTTGGTCAGATCAAAGACGTGTCGCTCTTTTGGTCAGGAGTTCAAATTGCCTGCGTTCCATCGCGCGGCGGCGAAGGGTTGCCGCGCACATTACTGGAAGCTGCCGCCTGTGGGCGTCCAGTGGTGACCACCGACGCTCCCGGTTGCGGCGAGGTCGTCAGTGATGGCGCGGGGCTCGTGGTCGCGCATGACAACGTCGAAGCGCTCGCTGCGGGCTTATCCAAGCTTGCGACGGATCATGCGCTCCGCCAACGCTTTGGTAAGGCCGCGCGCGCACTTATTGAGCTGAAGTATACAAGCCAACACGCCGCCGAAGAGGCGGCGAAAGCTTGGGCGCTGCTTAAAAGGCCATGA
- a CDS encoding glycosyltransferase family 4 protein — protein sequence MSTPRILIWFWSGGGGGSLFAYNLARRLSVRFGASAVTLSLRADDPTLERARDADFQVLAANIVSDRRKPLTTLSSLTRGARILADQARNADLVIVPMNFASAAPLSAGLKQPLVYCAHDPEPHPGDYARMLQRATQAVLLSRARKVMALSEYAAGRLRALGVASHKVEVAPLQSVFEPSPSRSKNGNPVQLVLAGRMIAYKGVDILADALAPLNTRDDWRLKIAGLGPALDDRMLARFAHPQIERAERAWMKDAELEALIANADVVLAPYRSATQSGVVAQAIARGTPCIVTPVGALGEQIGKGEAGWIADRADASAFAAVMSRALDQPGERAEKAAAALNLAYKAWEHDHWGWLDHL from the coding sequence ATGAGCACGCCGCGTATATTGATTTGGTTTTGGTCGGGCGGTGGGGGCGGCAGCCTTTTTGCATACAATCTTGCGCGCCGATTGAGCGTACGCTTTGGCGCGAGCGCAGTGACGCTGTCGCTCCGTGCTGACGATCCTACTCTCGAGCGCGCGCGCGATGCCGACTTCCAAGTTCTCGCCGCTAACATCGTTTCCGATCGGCGCAAACCCCTGACGACGCTCAGCTCGCTAACGCGAGGCGCACGCATTCTGGCCGATCAGGCGCGTAACGCCGATCTGGTGATTGTGCCGATGAATTTTGCGTCGGCCGCGCCGTTGAGCGCCGGTCTTAAGCAACCTCTGGTCTATTGTGCGCACGATCCAGAGCCGCATCCGGGCGATTATGCACGCATGCTGCAACGTGCGACCCAGGCCGTCCTGCTCAGTCGCGCGCGCAAGGTTATGGCGCTCTCCGAATATGCCGCTGGACGTTTACGCGCCTTGGGTGTGGCCTCCCATAAGGTCGAGGTGGCGCCGCTGCAATCTGTCTTTGAGCCATCGCCGTCGCGGTCTAAGAACGGAAACCCGGTCCAACTTGTCTTGGCGGGGCGGATGATCGCTTATAAGGGCGTCGACATTCTTGCCGATGCGTTGGCGCCATTGAATACACGCGATGATTGGCGGCTCAAAATCGCGGGCCTGGGGCCCGCTCTTGATGATCGGATGTTGGCGCGCTTTGCTCATCCACAAATCGAGCGCGCCGAACGTGCGTGGATGAAAGATGCTGAGCTTGAAGCCCTCATCGCAAACGCGGACGTGGTCCTCGCGCCCTATCGTTCGGCAACGCAATCGGGCGTCGTCGCCCAGGCGATAGCGCGCGGCACGCCCTGCATCGTTACTCCCGTTGGCGCGCTCGGTGAGCAGATCGGCAAGGGCGAGGCTGGCTGGATCGCCGATCGCGCCGATGCTTCAGCCTTTGCCGCCGTGATGTCCCGCGCGTTGGATCAGCCCGGCGAGCGCGCCGAGAAGGCTGCGGCGGCGCTTAACCTTGCCTACAAGGCATGGGAACACGACCACTGGGGCTGGCTCGATCACTTGTGA
- a CDS encoding transketolase C-terminal domain-containing protein yields MGDLIGEVVQSELYYVARSEFDRVARANAPKPALMSLYADMTRLNALYMIANAGSGHIGSSFSAADVMTHLYLSEMDRDGDVFFSSKGHDAPALYSVLISIGVLEEDLLHKLRRLHGLPGHPDISVPGLVTNTGSLGMGISKAKGMVEAARAKGKPKRVYVMTGDGELQEGQIWESLVSAANRQMGELTVIVDHNKIQSDYSVARTSDLGALQAKFEAFGWLCERLDGHDHDAFTACFARLRKETQRPKVIIADTIKGKGVSFMEGVAIDSDVEMFKFHSGAPTADHYQKAVLELEQRLAAKLAALELSPVRVSVAPRPEAPLAASEQVKLFPAYTNALMRQAERKSELIALDADLILDMGLIPFRDAYPDRFIECGIAEQDMVSQAGGLALDGMLPIVHSFSCFLSTRPNEQIYNNATEKTRIVYVGGLSGVIPAGPGHSHQSVREISAIGGMPGMVMIEPCCPDEVGPLFDWCIETHEGPSFLRLASMPYATAAKLPAGYEPSRGKGYVVREGADGAIVAAGLLGVAEAINAATALAQDGKNFAVISLPWLNVVDAAWISEIAARYPVIVTLDNHYLQGGQGQMVLAAIAEHAHAKPRCLSLGLHEVPPSGRTDEVLAAMGLDGAGIARSITDFLSA; encoded by the coding sequence TTGGGCGATCTGATTGGTGAAGTCGTACAGAGCGAGCTCTACTATGTCGCACGCAGCGAGTTCGATCGCGTAGCGCGCGCCAATGCGCCCAAGCCGGCGCTGATGTCGCTATATGCCGACATGACGCGCCTCAACGCGCTCTACATGATTGCCAATGCGGGCTCCGGTCATATCGGCTCGTCGTTCTCGGCTGCTGACGTGATGACGCATCTTTATCTCTCCGAGATGGATCGCGATGGTGATGTCTTCTTCTCATCGAAGGGGCACGACGCGCCGGCGCTGTATTCGGTGCTGATTTCCATCGGGGTGCTTGAAGAAGACCTGCTGCACAAGCTGCGCCGCCTCCACGGATTGCCGGGACATCCGGACATTTCCGTGCCGGGCCTTGTTACCAACACCGGCTCGCTAGGTATGGGCATCTCAAAGGCCAAGGGCATGGTCGAGGCCGCGCGTGCTAAAGGTAAGCCCAAGCGCGTCTATGTCATGACCGGTGACGGCGAATTGCAGGAAGGTCAGATCTGGGAATCGCTCGTCTCGGCCGCGAACCGGCAGATGGGCGAACTCACCGTAATCGTCGATCACAACAAGATTCAATCCGATTACTCGGTGGCGCGGACATCCGATCTCGGGGCGCTCCAGGCCAAGTTCGAAGCTTTTGGTTGGTTATGTGAGCGCCTCGATGGCCATGATCACGACGCGTTCACGGCGTGCTTCGCGCGTCTACGGAAGGAAACGCAGCGCCCCAAAGTGATTATCGCCGATACCATCAAGGGCAAGGGCGTGTCGTTCATGGAAGGTGTCGCAATCGATAGCGACGTCGAAATGTTCAAGTTTCACTCCGGTGCGCCGACAGCCGATCACTACCAAAAGGCGGTGCTTGAGCTGGAGCAACGGCTCGCGGCCAAGCTCGCGGCGCTTGAGCTTTCACCAGTACGGGTTTCTGTGGCGCCGCGTCCTGAGGCCCCGTTGGCGGCGAGCGAGCAGGTGAAGCTCTTTCCTGCCTATACCAACGCCTTGATGCGGCAGGCCGAGCGAAAGTCTGAGCTTATCGCGCTTGATGCCGATCTCATCTTGGACATGGGCCTTATACCTTTCCGCGATGCCTATCCCGATAGGTTCATTGAATGCGGCATCGCTGAGCAGGATATGGTGAGCCAGGCCGGTGGACTGGCGCTTGATGGCATGCTGCCCATCGTGCACTCGTTCTCTTGTTTTCTTTCAACGCGGCCAAACGAGCAAATCTATAACAACGCCACCGAGAAGACGCGCATCGTTTATGTTGGTGGCTTGTCCGGCGTCATTCCTGCAGGCCCAGGTCACTCGCACCAAAGCGTGCGCGAAATTTCCGCCATTGGCGGCATGCCCGGCATGGTGATGATCGAGCCGTGCTGCCCCGACGAAGTCGGGCCGCTCTTCGATTGGTGCATCGAGACCCACGAGGGACCAAGCTTCTTGCGCCTCGCTTCGATGCCCTACGCCACCGCGGCCAAGCTTCCTGCCGGATACGAGCCAAGCCGGGGCAAAGGCTACGTGGTGCGCGAAGGCGCCGACGGCGCCATCGTCGCCGCGGGTCTTTTGGGTGTGGCCGAGGCGATCAACGCAGCCACGGCTTTGGCGCAGGATGGCAAGAATTTCGCGGTCATCTCGCTGCCGTGGCTCAACGTCGTTGACGCGGCGTGGATCAGCGAGATTGCAGCGCGCTATCCGGTGATCGTCACTCTCGACAATCACTATCTGCAAGGTGGTCAGGGGCAGATGGTGCTCGCCGCTATCGCCGAACACGCGCACGCCAAGCCTCGTTGTTTGTCTCTTGGCCTTCATGAAGTGCCGCCGTCCGGTCGAACGGACGAGGTCTTAGCCGCCATGGGCCTCGATGGCGCAGGCATCGCGCGGAGCATTACGGATTTTCTCAGCGCATGA
- a CDS encoding GDP-L-fucose synthase family protein, translated as MSAVIYPLRGKRVFVAGERGMVGRAIVRHLAVSECEVLSAPRATLDLESETSVAAWFAANKPQAVFLAAAKVGGISANNSFPVDFLDRNLRIAANVIRSAHDQGVEKLLFLGSSCIYPRDAAQPMTEEALLTGPLEQTNQWYAIAKIAGIKLCEAYRKQFGDDFVSVMPTNLYGPGDNYHPEHSHVPAALIRRFHEAKLANAHEVVVWGTGAPRREFLHVDDMADACVFVMERYSAEDMLNIGTGQDVTIAEFAGVVADVVGYTGVLRFDTARPDGTPRKLLDVSKINALGWRARIALRDGVADAYADFLKGNWREA; from the coding sequence ATGAGCGCCGTCATCTATCCTTTGCGCGGCAAGCGTGTGTTTGTCGCCGGTGAGCGCGGCATGGTTGGGCGCGCTATTGTGCGGCACTTGGCTGTTAGCGAGTGCGAGGTGCTGAGTGCGCCGCGTGCAACGTTGGATCTCGAAAGCGAAACTTCGGTCGCAGCCTGGTTCGCCGCCAACAAGCCGCAAGCGGTGTTTCTCGCGGCCGCCAAAGTCGGCGGCATCAGCGCCAACAATTCCTTCCCCGTCGATTTTCTGGATCGCAACCTGCGCATCGCCGCGAATGTCATCCGTTCGGCGCATGACCAGGGCGTCGAGAAGCTGTTGTTCTTGGGTTCGTCATGCATCTATCCGCGCGATGCGGCGCAGCCAATGACGGAAGAAGCGCTGCTTACCGGACCGCTTGAACAGACCAATCAATGGTACGCGATCGCGAAGATCGCCGGCATCAAACTTTGCGAAGCCTACCGCAAGCAATTCGGCGACGACTTCGTCTCCGTGATGCCGACCAACCTTTATGGACCGGGCGACAATTATCACCCCGAACACAGCCACGTGCCCGCAGCGCTCATTCGCCGCTTCCACGAGGCCAAGCTCGCCAACGCGCATGAGGTCGTTGTCTGGGGCACGGGCGCGCCGCGCCGTGAATTCTTACACGTCGATGATATGGCTGATGCCTGCGTTTTTGTGATGGAGCGTTATTCGGCGGAAGACATGCTCAACATTGGCACGGGGCAGGATGTCACGATCGCCGAGTTCGCAGGGGTGGTGGCCGATGTGGTCGGTTACACAGGCGTGTTGCGCTTCGACACCGCGCGGCCGGACGGCACGCCGCGCAAATTGCTCGACGTCTCCAAGATCAATGCACTGGGCTGGCGCGCGCGCATCGCTTTGCGCGATGGCGTGGCTGACGCGTACGCCGATTTTCTAAAAGGCAATTGGCGCGAAGCCTAG
- a CDS encoding sulfotransferase domain-containing protein — MLIYQATFPRCGAAFLRDLISINFSYLSANGYDSTSTFPEKWDVADVEGEPDLQTYASRTAPGQRELLLRHGALKRLTPELRQRLAADSHLLFVKTHDPPPEQAFPGEMAIQFVRHPAPAIVSYWRLEHLRKESLLLDDFIVGDAMFGSWTDYHLAWERTAMPVLRLRYEDVIAGQGAAIKTIAKFLNIAAPPRPREMPLAAATERNPTRNPGEGFDGWRQRTTRAQRRALWNCHGLLAYRYGYTPFAGVRSVKRQGQGWTSFEASQRLVPCALEPAD, encoded by the coding sequence ATGCTGATTTATCAGGCAACCTTTCCCCGTTGCGGCGCCGCCTTTCTTCGCGATCTCATCTCGATCAATTTCAGCTACCTCTCGGCCAACGGCTACGATTCAACCTCCACCTTCCCTGAAAAATGGGACGTGGCTGACGTCGAGGGCGAGCCCGATCTTCAAACTTATGCAAGCCGCACAGCGCCCGGACAGCGCGAGCTGCTGCTGCGCCACGGCGCGCTGAAGCGCCTAACGCCCGAACTGCGCCAGCGGCTGGCTGCTGATTCGCACTTGTTGTTTGTCAAAACCCACGACCCGCCGCCCGAGCAGGCGTTTCCGGGCGAAATGGCGATCCAATTCGTGCGCCATCCCGCGCCGGCGATCGTCAGCTACTGGCGGCTCGAACATCTCCGAAAAGAGAGCCTGCTGCTCGACGACTTCATCGTCGGCGATGCGATGTTCGGCTCATGGACCGACTATCACCTTGCGTGGGAGCGGACGGCGATGCCGGTGCTGCGCCTGCGCTACGAGGATGTGATCGCCGGCCAGGGCGCGGCGATCAAAACCATCGCGAAATTCTTGAACATCGCCGCGCCGCCGCGCCCACGCGAGATGCCGCTCGCGGCGGCCACCGAGCGCAATCCGACCCGCAATCCCGGCGAAGGCTTCGATGGCTGGCGTCAGCGCACGACACGCGCACAGCGGCGCGCGCTCTGGAATTGCCACGGCCTACTCGCCTACCGCTACGGCTACACGCCGTTTGCAGGCGTGCGATCCGTAAAGCGCCAGGGACAGGGCTGGACGAGCTTTGAAGCGAGCCAACGCTTAGTGCCCTGCGCACTGGAGCCGGCCGACTAG
- the gmd gene encoding GDP-mannose 4,6-dehydratase, translating into MGTKTALITGVTGQDGAYLAELLLAKGYAVHGVKRRSSSFNTERVDHLYQDPHEGKTNFLLHYGDLTDATNLIRLVQEVQPNEIYNLAAQSHVHVSFETPEYTANSDAIGTLRLLEAIRILKMEERVRFYQASTSELYGKVQAVPQNETTPFYPRSPYAAAKLYAYWITVNYREAYGIHASNGILFNHESPLRGETFVTRKITRAVAAIELGLQPRLYLGNLDAQRDWGHARDYVEGMWLMMQQPQGDDYVLATGEMHSVREFVERAFAEVGRSIEWSGKGEKEQGLDAKTGDVLVAIDPRYFRPTEVEQLLGDPTKARTKLGWRHKTSFTDLVREMVDADRKAVARQRERRDWHG; encoded by the coding sequence TTGGGAACAAAAACAGCCCTCATTACCGGCGTTACAGGTCAGGACGGCGCTTACCTAGCGGAGCTGTTGCTGGCCAAGGGCTATGCGGTGCATGGCGTCAAGCGGCGCTCCTCGTCGTTCAATACCGAGCGCGTCGATCACCTTTACCAGGACCCGCACGAGGGCAAGACCAACTTCTTACTCCACTATGGCGATCTCACCGACGCCACCAATCTCATCCGCTTGGTCCAAGAAGTTCAGCCCAACGAGATCTACAATCTCGCGGCGCAGAGCCACGTCCATGTCAGCTTTGAGACGCCGGAATACACCGCCAACTCCGACGCCATCGGCACGCTGCGTCTGCTCGAAGCTATTCGCATTCTGAAGATGGAAGAGCGCGTGCGCTTCTATCAGGCTTCCACGTCTGAGCTCTACGGCAAGGTCCAGGCCGTTCCGCAAAATGAGACGACACCGTTCTATCCGCGCTCGCCGTACGCCGCCGCTAAGCTCTACGCGTACTGGATCACGGTGAACTATCGCGAAGCCTACGGCATTCACGCTTCCAACGGCATTCTGTTCAACCATGAAAGCCCGCTGCGCGGCGAAACCTTCGTTACCCGCAAGATCACGCGCGCGGTCGCGGCGATCGAGCTTGGCCTGCAACCGCGTCTCTATCTCGGCAACCTCGATGCTCAGCGCGATTGGGGCCATGCGCGCGATTACGTCGAGGGCATGTGGCTGATGATGCAGCAGCCGCAGGGCGACGATTACGTGCTCGCCACCGGCGAGATGCATAGCGTTCGCGAATTCGTCGAGCGCGCCTTCGCCGAAGTGGGCCGCTCGATCGAATGGAGCGGCAAGGGCGAGAAAGAGCAGGGCCTCGACGCCAAGACCGGCGATGTGCTCGTTGCTATCGATCCGCGCTATTTCCGTCCGACCGAGGTCGAGCAATTGCTCGGTGACCCCACCAAGGCGCGCACGAAATTGGGCTGGCGCCACAAAACTTCGTTCACCGATCTCGTTCGCGAAATGGTGGATGCAGACCGCAAAGCCGTGGCCCGACAGCGGGAGCGTCGCGACTGGCACGGCTGA
- a CDS encoding FkbM family methyltransferase, whose protein sequence is MNAALTRIANSGVQVASTIKIGAGSGADVPHVERFFPGSRTLLVEMDATFEPQWRSLQAKIPSLAWAICGAADEDRDGYMRKNSLTGGKVAQEPSADATRIMHRRIDTLVREHQMQAPYFLRFDTHGAEMLVLAGATETLKDTSLIQMECYNFKHTMTFDKMVGSMRERGFRVIDMCEPLFRSDGAFWQVHLFFARDDHKAFKDNSFHVA, encoded by the coding sequence TTGAACGCCGCACTCACTCGCATCGCCAATAGCGGTGTACAAGTCGCATCCACAATAAAGATTGGCGCTGGATCGGGTGCGGATGTCCCGCATGTCGAACGATTTTTCCCCGGCTCGCGCACTTTGCTTGTGGAAATGGACGCGACGTTCGAACCGCAATGGCGCTCGTTGCAAGCCAAAATCCCGTCGCTGGCATGGGCAATCTGCGGTGCAGCAGACGAAGACCGCGACGGCTACATGCGCAAGAACAGTCTGACGGGCGGGAAGGTGGCGCAGGAGCCCTCAGCCGACGCAACACGGATCATGCATCGTCGCATAGATACCCTTGTCCGCGAGCACCAGATGCAAGCCCCCTATTTTCTCCGTTTCGACACGCACGGCGCCGAGATGCTCGTCCTCGCCGGCGCAACTGAAACACTCAAAGATACGTCGCTCATACAAATGGAGTGCTACAATTTCAAACATACGATGACCTTCGACAAAATGGTCGGAAGCATGCGCGAACGCGGCTTCCGCGTAATCGATATGTGCGAGCCGTTATTTCGCAGTGACGGGGCATTCTGGCAGGTTCACCTATTCTTCGCGCGCGACGACCACAAAGCATTCAAAGACAACAGCTTTCACGTCGCCTAA
- a CDS encoding FkbM family methyltransferase encodes MAAPDATPPKTSPLRQVFRTLPQPVRAALRAIALVPIRLPGVLYRQTRRAGWRIAESMSPPRQPGLFFWQMKRAPGRLFNMLRHARWEMQPSARHAGWQMKRSARIASQRRWRLPRLIFGRHHTLDVPDQPSFPHALARMQQHDLAIRSIINIGAGSGDDSEYVQRAWPNSRTLLIEMDGRFEEGYHQLKTELPNLAWAICAAGPHDDLGRMQKSDIGGVGGAIDLEEKSEAGAPVQFKRIDTLVREHALPGPFFLRFDTHGFELDVLAGATETLKNTALIMMEVYNFKLRFTGNKNLTFDEMSLHMKSLGFRCVDICDTLHRPGDLALWQMHLFFIRDDHPLWTDSSYSKPGLR; translated from the coding sequence ATGGCCGCGCCCGACGCCACTCCGCCAAAGACCTCGCCACTCCGGCAAGTCTTTCGCACGCTTCCGCAACCCGTGCGCGCCGCTCTGCGCGCCATTGCGCTGGTGCCCATTCGTCTGCCTGGCGTGCTCTATCGTCAGACGCGGCGGGCAGGGTGGCGCATTGCAGAGTCGATGAGCCCGCCGCGCCAACCTGGCCTCTTCTTTTGGCAAATGAAGCGCGCGCCGGGACGATTGTTCAACATGCTGAGACATGCGCGCTGGGAAATGCAACCGTCGGCGCGGCATGCGGGGTGGCAGATGAAACGATCAGCGCGCATTGCAAGCCAGCGCCGCTGGCGTTTGCCTCGCCTCATATTCGGCAGGCACCACACTCTCGATGTGCCGGATCAACCGTCGTTTCCGCACGCCCTCGCGCGCATGCAACAGCACGATCTCGCCATTCGCTCGATCATTAATATCGGCGCCGGATCGGGCGACGATTCTGAATACGTGCAGCGTGCGTGGCCCAACTCGCGCACCTTGCTCATCGAAATGGATGGCCGCTTCGAAGAGGGCTATCATCAGCTCAAGACGGAACTGCCTAACCTTGCCTGGGCGATCTGCGCGGCGGGTCCGCACGACGATCTCGGCCGCATGCAAAAGAGCGACATTGGCGGCGTCGGCGGCGCTATCGATCTTGAAGAAAAATCAGAGGCCGGTGCGCCGGTGCAGTTCAAGCGCATCGATACTTTGGTGCGCGAACACGCGCTCCCAGGCCCCTTCTTCCTACGCTTCGACACGCACGGCTTCGAACTCGACGTGCTGGCCGGCGCGACGGAGACGCTGAAAAACACGGCGCTCATCATGATGGAAGTTTACAACTTCAAGCTTCGCTTCACCGGCAACAAGAACCTCACGTTCGATGAGATGTCGTTGCACATGAAGAGCTTGGGGTTCCGTTGTGTGGACATTTGCGACACGCTGCATCGGCCAGGTGATCTCGCGCTCTGGCAAATGCACCTCTTCTTCATCCGCGACGATCACCCCCTGTGGACGGATTCGAGCTATTCCAAGCCAGGATTGCGCTGA